A genomic segment from Solenopsis invicta isolate M01_SB chromosome 5, UNIL_Sinv_3.0, whole genome shotgun sequence encodes:
- the LOC120357932 gene encoding uncharacterized protein LOC120357932: MRRRIKSAYKTAFYVYVYFIYARCTLLPNSTIDQANRVRIVRHASRWIGECTEGNTENGEKRTARTGWQTIIRYFIREEDIRHLWCTYPSTQYLRPKNIGR; encoded by the exons ATGCGCCGCCGTATAAAGTCGGCGTATAAAACTGCATTTtatgtttatgtttattttatatatgcacGATGCACGCTCTTGCCAA ATTCGACAATCGATCAGGCAAATCGCGTACGGATCGTTCGCCATGCCTCTCGTTGGATAGGAGAATGTACGGAAGGCAACACGGAAAATGGGGAAAAAAGAACAGCGAGAACTGGATGGCAAACGATAATACGGTACTTTATTAGAGAGGAAGATATCAGGCACTTATGGTGTACTTATCCAAGTACACAGTATCTGCGTCCAAAGAACATTGGAAGATAG